The following coding sequences are from one Halorubrum sp. BOL3-1 window:
- a CDS encoding glutamate synthase-related protein gives MGCLGTRACDSNNCPVGVATQKGNLRNRLVVDSTAESLANYSAATVKLAEVMARAWGHDALGGPERCRR, from the coding sequence ATCGGGTGTCTCGGGACGCGCGCGTGTGACTCGAACAACTGTCCGGTTGGGGTCGCGACACAGAAGGGGAACCTCCGGAACCGGCTCGTGGTCGACTCGACCGCAGAGAGCCTCGCGAACTACTCCGCAGCGACGGTCAAGCTCGCGGAGGTGATGGCCCGGGCGTGGGGTCACGACGCCCTCGGCGGCCCAGAGAGATGCCGACGGTGA
- a CDS encoding pyridoxal phosphate-dependent aminotransferase: MRLSDRVRTLPESGIRKFFDLAEARDDVISLGVGEPDFSAPWAARTAAIDSLEHGKTSYTANRGMAALRERIAAHHERYDQSYDPTEEVLVTTGASEAVDLAFRALVDPGDTVAVHEPTYISYGPGIELAGGEQLTVPTRAEDDFTLTREALEDAGAADADLLVCCYPNNPTGATMTDEEYAEVAAFCRDNDLRVVADEIYAALTYDGDHASIANRPGMRERTVVVNGFSKAYAMTGLRLGYALGPEEAIDAMNRIHQYTMLSAPTTPQYAAIEALDRCDDEVTEMVDEYDRRRRLVVSRFSEMGLDTVEPGGAFYAFPDCGGDDEAFAEALLEAQGVAVVPGSVFGAGGEGHLRVSYATSMRELKEATDRIATFVESRN; this comes from the coding sequence ATGAGGCTCTCCGACCGGGTGCGCACCCTCCCTGAGTCGGGGATCCGGAAGTTCTTCGATCTCGCGGAGGCCCGAGACGACGTGATCTCCCTGGGCGTCGGCGAGCCGGATTTCTCGGCGCCGTGGGCCGCTCGCACCGCCGCCATCGACTCCTTGGAGCACGGGAAGACCTCCTACACCGCGAACCGCGGGATGGCCGCGCTCCGCGAGCGGATCGCCGCACACCACGAGCGCTACGACCAGTCGTACGACCCCACCGAGGAGGTCCTCGTCACGACCGGCGCGAGCGAGGCGGTCGACCTGGCTTTCCGCGCACTCGTCGATCCCGGCGACACCGTCGCCGTCCACGAGCCGACGTACATCTCGTACGGACCGGGGATCGAGCTGGCGGGCGGCGAACAGCTGACGGTCCCGACCCGCGCCGAGGACGACTTCACGCTGACACGGGAGGCGCTGGAGGACGCGGGCGCCGCCGACGCGGACCTGCTCGTCTGCTGTTACCCGAACAACCCGACGGGCGCAACGATGACCGACGAGGAGTACGCCGAGGTGGCGGCGTTCTGTCGCGATAACGACCTCCGCGTGGTCGCCGACGAGATCTACGCGGCGCTCACCTACGACGGCGACCACGCCTCGATCGCGAACCGGCCCGGAATGCGCGAGCGAACGGTCGTCGTCAACGGCTTCTCGAAGGCGTACGCGATGACTGGACTCCGGCTCGGCTACGCGCTGGGCCCCGAGGAAGCGATCGACGCGATGAACCGCATCCATCAGTACACGATGTTGTCGGCACCGACGACGCCGCAGTACGCCGCCATCGAGGCGCTGGATCGTTGCGACGATGAGGTGACCGAGATGGTCGACGAGTACGACCGCCGCCGGCGATTGGTCGTCTCCCGGTTCAGCGAGATGGGCTTAGACACCGTCGAGCCGGGCGGCGCCTTCTACGCCTTCCCGGACTGCGGCGGCGACGACGAGGCCTTCGCGGAGGCGCTGCTGGAGGCGCAGGGCGTCGCGGTCGTCCCCGGCTCCGTCTTCGGAGCGGGCGGCGAGGGACACCTCCGGGTGTCGTACGCGACCTCGATGCGCGAGCTGAAGGAGGCGACCGACCGGATCGCGACGTTCGTCGAATCGCGAAACTGA
- a CDS encoding GIDE domain-containing protein gives MSTVIGPVTEEMLVLAVGVVAAILGVYLVLWGVIGFRRAIAVWRSDPVPIGEAYRSDGTIEVEGTAEELSRTLRSPYDNARTLAYSYSKKRKEREQNEDGEYETEWKTLDSGGESAPFLVTDDTGSVPVDPAAATLGLDTEYSNRTGDIKKTESRIDPGDGIHVIGQKRSAVETDAELDDHRTYIGDGREAPTFRVTDGGELETVARMFGRSLGSVVLGAALVVGFGYLVLSSFPGIAAAFGVSGI, from the coding sequence GTGTCCACCGTGATCGGCCCGGTAACCGAGGAGATGCTCGTGCTGGCTGTCGGCGTCGTCGCGGCGATACTCGGCGTTTACCTCGTACTCTGGGGCGTTATCGGTTTCAGGCGGGCGATCGCGGTGTGGCGAAGCGATCCGGTCCCGATCGGTGAGGCGTACCGCTCCGACGGGACGATCGAAGTCGAGGGGACCGCCGAGGAGCTCTCTCGGACCCTCCGGTCGCCGTACGACAACGCTCGGACCCTCGCGTACAGCTACTCGAAAAAACGGAAGGAGCGGGAGCAAAACGAGGACGGCGAGTACGAGACGGAGTGGAAGACCCTGGATTCGGGAGGCGAGTCCGCCCCCTTCCTGGTCACCGACGACACCGGGTCCGTTCCGGTCGACCCCGCCGCGGCGACCCTCGGACTGGACACCGAGTACAGCAATCGAACCGGAGATATCAAAAAGACCGAGAGCCGGATCGACCCTGGAGACGGGATCCACGTGATCGGACAGAAGCGCTCCGCGGTCGAGACCGACGCCGAGTTGGACGACCACCGGACGTACATCGGTGACGGCCGGGAGGCGCCGACGTTTCGGGTCACCGACGGCGGCGAACTGGAGACCGTCGCGCGGATGTTCGGGCGGTCGCTGGGCAGCGTCGTACTCGGTGCGGCCCTCGTCGTCGGCTTCGGGTACCTGGTTCTCTCGTCGTTCCCCGGAATCGCTGCCGCGTTCGGAGTGAGTGGTATCTGA
- a CDS encoding potassium channel family protein: MFHLTPAERRTADVTSSTLRAAFLADIGADDPSRQEYVDVHLEELDLSQLVVDGSDVAHITFREVTVDGVFDLSGSVVGHPMTIEECHIDGMDVSDTVFERQVEVRGTVLGRPSASTACFRARRGSFERSLRIRDTRFDGSVEFAQCSVREWLNFDSVTIGGRAHFANVSFGRAQFVSTAFRDDVEFVGAASEYATFDDIGVDESVTGIDLSEGSFERLRIYPATDIECRLRDATISAGDLDQPDTGVATYDLTDATVGDVDLECEPDTLDRYRFYRTGFDGFHFAAYRDLLRSNRWRIHEYIGNADESESVEGLEHTYLEAKQGASDAGDSETASMFFVRELRYRRRRYAAHAGSADHSLIHRVDATVRWTTNGFLDAVAGYGERPGRTAALALAVMVGSAFVYPASGGLSTGGEIVSYGSHGADAVLNGFYFSIVTFATLGLGDVYPVSDVGRFVAASEGLAGAFLTAVFVFSLARRVTR, translated from the coding sequence GTGTTCCACCTCACGCCGGCGGAGCGTCGCACAGCCGACGTCACGTCATCGACGCTGCGGGCGGCCTTCCTCGCAGACATCGGCGCGGATGATCCCTCCCGGCAGGAGTACGTCGATGTCCATCTGGAGGAGTTGGACCTCTCCCAACTCGTCGTCGACGGAAGCGACGTCGCCCACATTACGTTCCGTGAGGTGACCGTCGACGGGGTGTTCGACCTCTCGGGATCGGTGGTTGGTCACCCGATGACCATCGAGGAGTGTCACATCGACGGTATGGACGTGAGCGACACGGTCTTCGAACGGCAGGTCGAGGTCAGGGGGACGGTCCTCGGGAGGCCCTCCGCATCGACGGCGTGCTTTCGCGCTCGCCGCGGATCGTTCGAGCGAAGTCTCCGAATCCGCGACACCCGTTTCGACGGGAGCGTGGAATTCGCCCAATGTAGCGTTCGGGAGTGGCTGAACTTCGATAGCGTCACTATCGGGGGACGGGCGCATTTCGCGAACGTTTCGTTCGGAAGGGCGCAGTTCGTGTCCACGGCGTTCCGAGACGATGTCGAGTTCGTCGGTGCCGCGAGCGAATACGCGACCTTCGACGATATTGGTGTCGACGAGAGCGTGACGGGGATCGATCTTTCCGAGGGGTCGTTCGAACGACTCCGAATATATCCGGCGACCGATATCGAGTGTCGTCTCAGAGACGCAACTATCTCGGCGGGAGATCTCGACCAACCCGATACGGGCGTTGCGACGTACGATCTCACGGACGCGACTGTCGGTGACGTCGATCTTGAGTGTGAACCGGACACGCTCGATCGGTATCGATTCTACCGAACGGGATTCGACGGCTTCCACTTCGCGGCCTACCGCGACCTGTTGCGATCGAATCGCTGGCGGATCCACGAGTATATCGGCAACGCCGACGAGTCCGAGAGCGTCGAGGGGCTCGAACACACGTACCTGGAGGCCAAGCAGGGCGCATCGGACGCCGGCGATAGCGAGACGGCGTCGATGTTCTTCGTCCGAGAGCTGCGATATCGCCGGCGCCGCTACGCCGCCCACGCCGGATCGGCGGACCACTCGCTGATACATCGTGTCGACGCGACGGTGCGCTGGACGACGAACGGCTTTCTCGATGCGGTCGCCGGATACGGCGAGCGACCGGGCCGGACCGCCGCGCTGGCCCTGGCCGTCATGGTCGGCAGTGCGTTCGTCTATCCGGCGTCGGGCGGCCTCTCCACCGGCGGTGAGATCGTGAGCTACGGCAGTCACGGAGCCGACGCCGTGTTGAACGGTTTCTACTTCAGTATCGTGACGTTCGCGACGCTCGGGCTCGGGGACGTGTACCCGGTCAGCGACGTCGGCCGGTTCGTCGCCGCGTCGGAAGGTCTCGCGGGCGCGTTTCTGACCGCCGTCTTCGTCTTCTCGCTGGCCCGGCGCGTGACGCGGTGA
- a CDS encoding helix-turn-helix domain-containing protein, translating into MSDQEASHSEGEQPDEVQYDPTSSRYDLFECPECDNIVLALGRDEPPMSCHDEPMERVTDVEMSVNPPEVKQVLLQAFGLPKAGLDICLCVIGEGPLSANEVAESLGYDRSTVTRYLNTLVELGLLRRSELNREEGGVVNVYHSVDIERMRRDTLIGFYVWAGEAAALIEDANVTKQEYLNENPDQELPELFWDSFRDA; encoded by the coding sequence ATGTCAGATCAAGAGGCGAGTCACTCCGAGGGAGAACAGCCCGACGAAGTGCAGTACGATCCGACGTCCAGCCGCTACGACCTCTTCGAGTGCCCCGAATGTGATAACATCGTCCTCGCGCTGGGGCGAGACGAGCCCCCGATGTCCTGTCACGACGAACCGATGGAGCGCGTCACCGACGTGGAAATGAGCGTCAATCCGCCGGAAGTCAAGCAGGTGCTGCTTCAGGCCTTCGGGCTGCCGAAGGCGGGACTCGACATCTGCCTGTGCGTCATCGGTGAAGGCCCCCTGTCAGCGAACGAGGTCGCCGAGTCGCTCGGCTACGATCGGAGCACCGTCACTCGATACCTCAATACGCTCGTCGAGCTCGGACTGCTTCGCCGCTCCGAACTGAACCGCGAAGAGGGCGGCGTGGTCAACGTCTATCACTCGGTCGACATCGAACGGATGCGACGCGACACGCTGATCGGATTCTACGTCTGGGCGGGCGAGGCCGCCGCGCTCATAGAGGACGCGAACGTGACCAAACAAGAGTATCTCAACGAGAACCCGGATCAGGAACTCCCCGAGCTGTTCTGGGATTCGTTTCGCGACGCGTGA
- a CDS encoding glutamate synthase-related protein yields MPLDDGTPIDSGPVIGPNAENALEPEIPVFVSDMSFGALSEEAEVAISKGADGVAVANAAM; encoded by the coding sequence ATGCCGCTCGACGACGGGACGCCGATCGACTCCGGGCCGGTGATCGGTCCGAACGCGGAGAACGCGCTCGAACCGGAGATCCCGGTGTTCGTCAGCGATATGAGCTTCGGCGCGCTCAGCGAGGAGGCGGAGGTCGCCATCTCGAAGGGCGCGGACGGCGTTGCCGTCGCCAACGCTGCGATGTAG
- a CDS encoding PAS domain-containing sensor histidine kinase: protein MSDGPTEERDAREPGAGDRRSPIEERYRKVFQHSNDAVMIVDFETESFVDVNPTACELLGYSREELLSMNPEEIHPEDFDHVREEFVSQVRSEGSGFTDDLTCLTKSGHEIPTEISGATLDPSGEGAATDPEPTRMIAMLRDISDRVRNRQRLEEKVERLDRFAGIVSHDLRNPLSVVQGHAELARETGDPAHFDAVEDAAARMEEMLSDLLRLTREGDLVGEQTEVDLEAIARDAWADCDTEPATLDVESSTTLRADRDRLRELLVNLSENACDHGGPDVTVRVGVLDGEEPSGFYVEDDGTGVPPGNRDAVFEWGHTTTEDGTGFGLAIVDEIAEAHGWRIALEEPENGGARFEVTGVETSA, encoded by the coding sequence ATGAGTGACGGACCGACCGAGGAACGAGACGCTCGCGAACCGGGAGCAGGCGACCGCCGATCTCCTATCGAGGAGCGGTACCGGAAGGTCTTCCAACACAGCAACGACGCCGTCATGATCGTCGACTTCGAGACCGAGTCGTTCGTCGACGTCAATCCGACGGCGTGCGAGCTGCTGGGATACTCTCGGGAGGAACTCCTCTCGATGAACCCGGAAGAGATCCATCCGGAAGATTTCGATCACGTCCGCGAGGAGTTCGTCTCGCAGGTCAGATCGGAGGGGTCCGGATTCACCGACGACCTGACGTGCCTGACGAAGAGCGGACACGAGATTCCGACGGAGATCTCCGGGGCGACACTAGACCCGTCGGGAGAGGGAGCTGCGACAGACCCCGAGCCTACTCGGATGATCGCGATGCTCCGCGATATCTCCGACCGTGTCCGGAACCGACAACGACTCGAGGAGAAGGTTGAACGGCTCGACCGATTCGCCGGCATCGTCTCGCACGACCTCCGGAACCCGCTGTCCGTCGTTCAGGGTCACGCGGAACTCGCCCGCGAGACGGGCGACCCCGCGCACTTCGACGCCGTCGAGGACGCCGCCGCTCGCATGGAAGAGATGCTGTCGGATCTCCTCCGGCTCACCCGCGAGGGTGATCTGGTCGGAGAGCAGACCGAAGTCGACTTGGAAGCGATCGCGCGAGACGCCTGGGCCGACTGTGACACGGAGCCGGCGACCCTCGATGTCGAGTCGTCGACGACACTCCGAGCGGACCGAGACCGGCTCCGCGAACTGCTCGTGAACCTCTCCGAGAACGCTTGCGACCACGGCGGACCGGATGTAACGGTCCGAGTCGGTGTACTCGACGGAGAGGAACCGTCCGGGTTCTACGTCGAAGACGACGGGACCGGAGTTCCGCCGGGAAACCGAGACGCCGTCTTCGAATGGGGACACACGACGACGGAAGACGGGACCGGGTTCGGGCTAGCGATCGTCGACGAGATAGCGGAGGCGCACGGGTGGAGGATCGCCCTCGAAGAGCCGGAGAACGGCGGGGCACGATTCGAGGTCACCGGCGTCGAGACGAGCGCGTGA
- a CDS encoding Rieske 2Fe-2S domain-containing protein, translated as MTHYDGGHAALDNDCPHQSCPLNKGSIETGCLRCPGHE; from the coding sequence GTGACTCATTACGACGGAGGGCACGCCGCGCTCGACAACGACTGTCCCCACCAGAGTTGCCCCCTCAACAAGGGGTCGATCGAGACCGGCTGCCTCCGGTGTCCCGGGCACGAGTGA
- a CDS encoding DUF1097 domain-containing protein → MAVVHRVRDVLRRRWCDLRGLVRGYASNLAGIVYAVLTLAVVDTYLGGGVVALSVTVGAFMFLAGLREFVPLLSFTPGGFFGYATMFSADAANATAFGVTGLPGETLAAVLSMLLGAGIGFATDAVSPSLAD, encoded by the coding sequence GTGGCCGTCGTTCATCGCGTTCGCGACGTTCTACGCCGGCGGTGGTGTGACCTCCGCGGCCTCGTTCGGGGCTACGCGAGCAACCTCGCCGGCATCGTCTACGCCGTTCTGACGCTCGCGGTGGTGGACACATACCTCGGCGGTGGGGTCGTTGCTCTTAGCGTCACCGTGGGGGCGTTCATGTTCCTCGCCGGTCTCCGCGAGTTCGTTCCGCTGCTGTCGTTCACGCCGGGCGGATTCTTCGGATACGCGACCATGTTCAGTGCCGACGCCGCGAACGCGACTGCGTTCGGCGTGACCGGACTTCCGGGAGAAACACTCGCAGCCGTACTATCGATGCTTCTCGGCGCAGGTATCGGGTTTGCGACTGACGCGGTGAGTCCGAGTCTCGCGGACTGA
- a CDS encoding DUF3179 domain-containing protein translates to MNVRRVLPRDAIPSVDDPRFSETYGGSGDDEVISVGFADPPRAYPVRYLQFHEIVNDVVDDATDSSGGDATGGDATGGDPIAVTWCPLCGSGIVYDRTNADRTLEFGVSGKLADDDLVMYDRETGSEWKQSTGECIAGAFEGESLSVRPAAMLSVREFRDSYPDGVVLAPPGGESEAASDDDDPAPVDYDASPYEEYASSEGFGLAAHRGAAGQRKWEGPVNLDPKTVVVGVESDGDAVGFPVPWVRAAGGVRTTVGERDVVAFATKGGVHAYADPGHEFEVTDTGVAADGTTWDPATGTAADGRRLDRLPARRLYAFTWLDDHGPDAFYRPDSLE, encoded by the coding sequence GTGAACGTCCGACGAGTTCTCCCGCGAGACGCGATCCCGAGCGTCGACGACCCCCGGTTCAGCGAAACGTACGGCGGGAGCGGCGACGACGAGGTCATCTCCGTGGGCTTCGCTGACCCGCCGCGCGCGTATCCGGTGCGGTACCTCCAGTTTCACGAGATCGTGAACGACGTCGTCGACGACGCGACCGACTCATCCGGCGGCGACGCGACGGGTGGCGACGCGACCGGCGGCGACCCGATCGCGGTCACGTGGTGTCCCCTCTGTGGGAGCGGGATCGTGTACGATCGGACCAACGCGGACCGGACGCTGGAGTTCGGGGTTTCGGGAAAGCTCGCGGACGACGACCTCGTCATGTACGACCGGGAGACCGGGAGCGAGTGGAAACAGTCCACCGGCGAGTGTATCGCCGGCGCGTTCGAGGGCGAGTCGCTTTCGGTGCGTCCCGCCGCAATGCTGTCCGTCCGGGAGTTCCGTGACTCGTACCCCGACGGCGTCGTCCTCGCCCCGCCGGGCGGAGAGAGCGAGGCCGCGAGCGACGACGACGACCCGGCCCCGGTCGATTACGACGCGTCGCCGTACGAGGAGTACGCTTCGAGCGAGGGGTTCGGTCTCGCGGCCCACCGAGGGGCGGCCGGCCAGCGGAAGTGGGAAGGTCCCGTGAACCTCGATCCCAAGACGGTCGTGGTAGGCGTCGAGTCCGACGGCGACGCGGTCGGTTTTCCGGTCCCATGGGTGCGAGCCGCCGGCGGCGTTCGGACGACGGTCGGTGAACGGGACGTCGTCGCGTTCGCGACGAAAGGGGGCGTCCACGCGTACGCGGACCCGGGCCACGAGTTCGAAGTGACCGATACCGGCGTCGCCGCAGACGGGACGACGTGGGACCCGGCCACGGGCACTGCGGCGGACGGCCGTCGGCTCGACCGGCTGCCGGCGCGACGCCTCTACGCGTTCACCTGGCTGGACGACCACGGTCCTGACGCGTTCTACCGACCCGACTCGCTCGAGTGA
- a CDS encoding helix-turn-helix domain-containing protein produces the protein MADPTAEAPVCDVDGTCYCPLTGVIDTLSRKYAIQLASIIGAHDSLRFAEIEEHLPTASTSTISKRLDEFEEAGLIDRTQYNEIPPRVEYSLTENGGELRTRLEPLLEWAASTE, from the coding sequence ATGGCAGATCCCACCGCAGAAGCGCCCGTCTGCGACGTCGACGGTACGTGCTACTGTCCGCTCACCGGGGTCATCGACACGCTGAGCCGGAAGTACGCGATACAGCTCGCTAGCATCATCGGCGCGCACGACTCGCTCCGGTTCGCGGAGATAGAAGAACACCTGCCGACGGCGAGCACTTCGACCATCTCGAAGCGGCTCGACGAGTTCGAGGAAGCCGGACTGATCGACCGAACCCAGTATAACGAGATCCCGCCCCGCGTCGAATACTCGCTGACCGAGAACGGGGGCGAGCTACGGACGCGGCTCGAACCGCTCTTGGAGTGGGCCGCCTCGACCGAGTGA
- the merA gene encoding mercury(II) reductase, which yields MTSATDYDLVILGGGAAAFAAITEASRRDLSTAMVNTGLPIGGTCVNVGCVPSKHLLAVAENGAAASDNPFDAVTHPEEPTVDWAEALDGTDGLVERFRRENYVDVAEHFETDIYEGYGELVDSEERSPSGNRNAERSSNDTTIEIVDGPDEGTRITGEKALVATGSSPWAPPIDGLKRVDERSSSAHQTQSDDIDYYTSETILEERDLPEGIVMLGGGYIALEWGQILHRVGVDVTILQRSERVLSGMEGRLGREVRQVFREEGIDVVTGNSFQQVRSSATDGGVEATQQGVTVETTVDGDSRAFTADALFVATGVQPNSENIGLDAVNVETQDDDTIRVDEHFQTTNPDVYAAGDVIGEPELETVAAKEGNHAVKNAFGNEQKAIDYDAVPAVVFTTPEVAAVGTTELESVDEHGTCSCRTVQMEDVPRAKAVKNTDGLVRVVKHHETDEIVGVHMIGPRAADTIMEATLAVKLGLTVDDIIDTVHPFPTFSEAFKHACQAFRRDTETMSCCVE from the coding sequence ATGACCAGCGCGACAGACTACGATCTCGTGATTCTCGGCGGCGGTGCGGCAGCGTTCGCGGCCATCACCGAAGCCAGCCGGCGGGACCTCTCGACGGCGATGGTGAACACCGGTCTACCGATCGGCGGCACCTGCGTCAACGTCGGCTGTGTCCCGAGCAAGCACCTGCTCGCCGTCGCTGAAAACGGGGCCGCAGCGTCGGACAACCCCTTCGACGCCGTCACGCACCCCGAGGAACCGACCGTCGACTGGGCTGAGGCACTTGACGGCACTGACGGCCTCGTTGAGCGGTTCCGACGGGAGAACTACGTCGACGTCGCCGAGCACTTCGAGACTGACATCTACGAGGGGTACGGCGAGTTGGTCGACAGCGAGGAACGAAGTCCCTCGGGCAACCGGAACGCGGAGCGTTCCAGTAACGACACTACAATCGAAATCGTCGACGGCCCCGACGAAGGCACGCGCATCACCGGGGAGAAGGCGCTCGTCGCGACGGGTAGTTCCCCCTGGGCACCGCCTATCGACGGGCTCAAACGCGTTGACGAGCGAAGCTCGTCAGCCCATCAGACGCAGTCTGATGACATCGACTACTACACGAGCGAGACGATTCTAGAGGAGCGCGACCTCCCCGAGGGCATCGTCATGCTCGGCGGCGGATACATCGCGCTCGAATGGGGCCAGATCCTTCACCGCGTCGGCGTCGACGTGACGATCCTCCAGCGCTCCGAGCGCGTCCTCTCGGGGATGGAGGGTCGACTCGGTCGGGAGGTTCGACAGGTGTTCCGTGAGGAGGGTATCGACGTGGTGACCGGCAACAGCTTCCAGCAGGTTCGATCGTCGGCGACCGACGGCGGTGTCGAGGCAACCCAGCAGGGCGTCACGGTCGAGACGACCGTCGATGGCGACTCGCGGGCGTTCACCGCGGACGCGCTGTTCGTCGCGACCGGCGTGCAACCGAACAGCGAGAACATAGGTCTCGACGCGGTCAACGTCGAGACCCAGGACGACGACACGATTCGCGTCGACGAGCACTTCCAGACGACCAACCCCGACGTGTACGCCGCCGGCGACGTGATCGGCGAGCCCGAGCTGGAAACCGTCGCCGCCAAGGAGGGAAACCACGCGGTCAAGAACGCCTTCGGTAACGAGCAGAAAGCCATCGACTACGACGCCGTCCCGGCGGTCGTGTTCACCACTCCCGAGGTCGCTGCTGTCGGCACGACCGAACTGGAATCTGTGGACGAACACGGCACCTGTTCCTGTCGGACCGTCCAGATGGAAGATGTCCCGCGGGCAAAAGCAGTTAAGAATACGGACGGACTCGTCCGGGTCGTCAAGCACCACGAGACCGACGAGATCGTCGGCGTCCACATGATCGGGCCACGTGCGGCGGACACGATTATGGAAGCGACGTTAGCCGTGAAGCTCGGCCTGACCGTGGATGACATCATCGACACCGTCCACCCGTTCCCGACGTTCAGCGAGGCGTTCAAACATGCCTGCCAAGCGTTCCGTCGGGATACCGAGACGATGAGCTGCTGCGTCGAGTAA
- a CDS encoding aldo/keto reductase: MASDTTDRSETFDIGGDLTVDRLGFGAMRITGGDIVGRLDDEDEAKAVLQRAVEVGVDFIDTADSYGPGVSERLIGEALGDPDGVVVASKAGLLRNRGGDWLPHGDPDFLKNQVLCSLDRLGTDTIDLYQFHRPDPDTDFEESVHAFAEMKDAGQIAHVGLSNVTVEQLETALDIVDVATVQNRYNVGHRDDENVLRACEDRGIGFVPWGPMYAVDDDDSADAINEVAARRDATPRQVALAWLLDHSDVTLPIPGTSSVDHLESNVAASTLDLTDEGVADLDAIDPQ, from the coding sequence ATGGCTTCAGACACCACCGACAGGAGCGAGACGTTCGATATCGGCGGCGACCTAACCGTCGACCGCCTCGGCTTCGGCGCGATGCGGATCACGGGCGGGGACATCGTCGGCCGACTCGACGACGAGGACGAGGCGAAGGCGGTACTCCAACGGGCCGTGGAGGTCGGCGTCGACTTCATCGATACCGCAGACTCCTACGGTCCCGGCGTATCCGAGCGCCTCATCGGCGAGGCGCTCGGCGACCCCGACGGCGTGGTCGTCGCGTCGAAGGCCGGCCTGCTTCGCAACCGCGGGGGCGACTGGCTCCCCCACGGCGACCCGGACTTCCTGAAGAACCAAGTCCTGTGTAGCCTCGACCGGCTCGGGACCGACACGATCGACCTGTACCAGTTCCACCGCCCGGACCCGGACACCGACTTCGAGGAGTCAGTTCACGCGTTCGCGGAGATGAAAGACGCCGGCCAGATCGCCCACGTCGGGCTCTCGAACGTCACCGTCGAGCAGCTGGAGACCGCGCTCGACATCGTCGACGTCGCCACCGTTCAGAACCGGTACAACGTCGGGCACCGCGACGACGAAAACGTGCTGCGCGCGTGTGAAGACCGCGGTATCGGCTTCGTCCCGTGGGGACCGATGTACGCGGTCGACGACGACGACTCCGCGGACGCGATCAACGAGGTCGCCGCCCGACGCGACGCGACGCCCCGGCAGGTCGCGCTCGCGTGGCTGCTCGACCACTCCGACGTGACTCTGCCGATCCCGGGCACGTCGAGCGTCGACCACCTCGAATCGAACGTTGCGGCGTCGACGCTGGATCTGACCGACGAGGGCGTGGCGGATCTGGACGCGATCGACCCGCAGTGA
- a CDS encoding Lrp/AsnC family transcriptional regulator — MDAEREVLDVLARNAREDIDDIAAQTGLDAAAVADAIDALEAKSVVHGYQAVVDWDRVNEGKIRAVVEINVELDRETGYEQVADRIAKFPAVDALHLVSGDYDFAVEVLGETMQDVSEFISEQVAPMPAVTQTVTHYIMDTYKDGGIRFEDGDDDDRLSVSP; from the coding sequence ATGGACGCCGAGCGCGAGGTACTCGACGTGTTGGCGCGGAACGCCCGCGAGGACATCGACGACATCGCGGCCCAGACGGGTCTCGACGCGGCGGCGGTCGCGGACGCGATCGACGCGCTGGAAGCGAAGAGCGTCGTCCACGGTTACCAAGCGGTGGTCGACTGGGACCGCGTCAACGAGGGGAAGATCCGCGCGGTCGTCGAGATCAACGTCGAACTCGACCGCGAGACGGGGTACGAGCAGGTGGCCGACCGGATCGCGAAGTTCCCCGCGGTCGACGCCCTCCACCTCGTCTCCGGCGACTACGACTTCGCCGTTGAGGTGCTCGGAGAGACGATGCAGGACGTCTCCGAGTTCATTTCCGAGCAGGTCGCGCCCATGCCGGCGGTCACCCAGACGGTGACCCACTACATCATGGACACGTACAAGGACGGCGGGATCCGGTTCGAGGACGGCGACGACGACGACCGCCTCTCCGTGTCGCCATGA